The genomic window AATTTCTTACCCCGTTATACTTATAATAGTAATGGTTACTATCCTTCTAGTTTTGGTATTGGAGATATTTTTTTACCACAAACAACAATAACAGATTCAACAATTCCTAATGATACCCCTTTGTCAAGTAGTAAGGAAAAAGAAATAAAAAATGACCCAACAATGTCTACATGTTTTTCAACTGGTAGTGGGATAATGTATATAAATCGCGATATAAACAAAAGCAAAATTGAAGAAGAAGACTACTATCCGTGAACAAATATTCGTCTTGAGGATGTAATGCCAACATATCAATGAGATTTTTGAGACAGTCAAAAAGAAGAAGGTAATATTTTAAAATCAGAAGGTAATCTAGATAAATATCGTAGTAAAATCACATCAGATGGTCAATTATCTGGTTATTTTGATTATTATGACCCTTACGAAAAAGGAAATTCAATTGCAATTGCAAATAGTTATGATTTTGATAATCAAGGAAAATTAACACCTGGTAAATGAGGTAAAGGACCATATTATTTTAATCTTATGGGAACTAATCTCCAAAATAGTAATTATGATGTTTCTTTTGTTGTTAAAGCAACAAAAGAAGACCAACCAAAAGAATCAACTAAAGATGAAACAAAAATGAACAAAATTGTTAATGCAACTAATTTATCAGTAACAATGTCAAATTCTAATATTCCAAATAATATTCCAATTAAAAGTGCAGTACAATTAGAAGATGGATGATATAGGTTAACATATAACCTAAAATCAACCAATGCAAATAATAGCAATCGAATTGCTAAATTAGGGCTTAAAATTGATCCTCAAAATCAAGATAATTTTATCTTTAATGTTGGAAAATTTGCAATAAACAAAGCTCAACCCCTTATTTTCCAACCTCAATCAACAATAACTAGTGTTCAAAATAAATATATAGTTAAGAGAAGAAAAGGGGATTATAATTTAAATATACGTTTGGGATGAGATGTTGTCAATGATATTAATATTGATTATTATACAATATATACATACTATGATAATAAATGATACCGTATTGGTGAAACTAGTCAAAAACTTTATTATGTTCACGAACTAAAAGAGAATAGTCCAAATAATCTTCGTATGGGAATTAAGATTAAGTATAAAAATGGAACGGAAAGCAAGATAAATACATTTAATTTTAATACAAAATATTCATAGTTTTAATATTAATATAAATAACCCAATAAATATAGGGATATGAATACTTTTCAAGCAGATTATAGAAAAAAAATAGCTACTAGTCAATATTGTGTAAAATCAACCTAGTCTTTTAATTTATTTATTATCAATAAAAAAATACCTACAGTTTTTCTTAGATATTTATATCAACAAAAATAAAACTAATTTTCTTACATTTAACAAATATTATAAAATAATACCTTAAATATTGGGTATAAGGAGGCCTTTATCAATACTTTTTAGTTAGTGGCAAATATCATTATAATGTTATTTAAAAAAGTGATTTCCTATAAAGATTATATCTATACTAAATAAAAGCAATAATAGTTTTAATTTATATTTATTCAAACTAATGCTTTCATTTCTTATTAAGAGCTAAAAATTCTTATAATTACTGAAAAAAATTTAGGAGACCTAAAAAAAGTATCATATTGACCTTTTTTAATATTTTCATTAAAAAAAGCATTTTATTTATTAAAAATATGTAAAAATATGTAAAAAAAACATGTATTTTTATAGATTATTATGTATAATATTTATAGGGATATGCTCAAGTATATCCTACAAAAAGGAGAAAATATATGAGAAAACTATTAGGATTATTAGGAGCCCTAGGGTTAGTGGCTTCAAGTAGCTCAGTTGTTGTTTCTTGTGGAAAATCAGATGATAAAGCAATTGATCTTTCTGCTGTTAAACTAACAACAGATAAAGATACAACAGGTGCTACACTTGCAAAAGATGCAGATAACGATTCAAATTTTACTGGATCAATCACAGCAGATGCAACAAAAATTACTCTTGATTTTTCTGGAATGACAGATAATAAAGATAAAAATGTAACAGTTGATGCTGATAAAACAATCGTGCACCAATCAACAGCTTCAGATACAAAAGTTGATGCTTCTAAACTTACTGCAAATGTTGCATCTCCAGTAGATACTAATAAAGGACCAGTAATCACAGCTGAAGTTTCAGGGATAGCAGAAAAAAATGTTGTTGTTATCGCATTTACAGTTGACGGATTTAAAGAAAGCACTGTAACTTTAACAGTTGCAAAAGCTGGTACACCATCAGCTAAAAAAGATTTATCTAAAGTGGTTGCAACAAAAGCACTTGGTGAAATTACAGAAGAATCAGCAACTACATTACCATCTGCTGAACATTTAGCAACAGCTCTTAATGAAAAAAATTCTGGTCTTGGAATAACAAAAGATGACTTTGATATAGCGACAGATCCTGCACAATCTACCACAACTGCTACTATTACTGCAAAAGGTAATAATTTCACTGGAACAGTTGCTGTTACTTATACAGTAAAAGCTGGTAGTACACCATCAGCTAAAAAAGATTTATCTAAAGTGGTTGCAACAAAAGCACTTGGTGAAATTACAGAAGAATCAGCAACTACATTACCATCTGCTGAACATTTAGCAACAGCTCTTAATGCAAAAAATTCTGGTCTTGGAATAACAAAAGATGACTTTGATATAGCTAAAACTCCTGCACAATCTGCAACAGGTGCTACTATTACTGCAAAAGGTAATAATTTCACTGGAACAGTTGCTGTTACATATACAGTAAAAGTAGGTTAAGTATTTAACAATATTTATTATTAATTAAGTTTTCTTTTTTTAAAAGAATAACTCAAATTTTTAAAAACCATTCATATTTTGAATGGTTTTTTATTATTAATAAAAGATATAGTAATTCTAGTTAATTACAAATATTCTATAATTAAATAGCCACTAATAATATTATATACCGATGCAACATATTTAGTTTTGAGTAGAAAAACTGTATATGTCAACTGTTATTGATGCTGGAACAAACGAAATTATTAATTTTAGAATTAGTAAAAAAAATACAAGCAATTGGTAATTTTCAAAATTGAAACTTATGGTAAAAAGACTAAATAAATAAAAAATGATCAAAGCAAAATTGTCACACACTCTGATCATCGCGTAATATATTCCACAAAAATATCAAAATTTGTGTAATAAATACATTTAATCCATCACAAAGTTGCTATATTAGTTGTAAAATAATGTTGTAATTGCAATTTTTCATTCAATATTAAAAAAAACACAATCAATAATAATAATTACAAAACTTTATATCAATGCACAATAGATGTCGTTAATTGCTGTTGCTGATACAATAATAAAAAAAGTCTAAATTTTTCTAAAAAACATATTAACCACTATCTAGAAATTTTTTAGTAAGATTTTTTTTTTTTTTTTGTTAAATTTCCAAAATTTAATCTTTTTTTGATTTAAAGAGGTATTATCTAATTAGACATAGTTTGAGTAACTTCTTATAACCTCACTAAACTTCTTGAAAAAATGTCCCAATCAAACTTCATTCTAAACATCTTATTAACAAGAATTAAGTTAATTTATACAAAAAATAGTAATAAGAAGAAAGAAGAAGAGGTATTTAGGCTATGTCTGGGTGATTAGTAAATTTAATCTTTAAAAAACATTAACTGAAATAAAGTTGTAATAAGAAGGTCTAGCAAATAAAAATTAGTTTATAATACGATAATTTCACTTGAACTTTATGAATGAAAACAAAAACAAAAGAAATTGTGAAAATAAATTTTTAAATATAAAGAAGTAAAAAATTTATGGAATTAACTTTAAGTCAAACATTTTAAATGTTTGATTTGAATAATTGGATAAGATAATTGCAATTACGCTTTATACAGATTTTTTTGATAAAAATTGGGTTTAGGATTAAGAGCTTACAATATACTAATCGTTGTATTAGAAACAAAAGCGCTAAGTTTGTAAAAGGGCGATAAACTTAAATTTGATAAATCAACAGAATTAATTAATAAATTTGAATAAAGCTCTGAAAAGGTACAAAAAACTTTTGAATATTTAATCAATAAACAAATTTGTATGCCAAAAATCAATATTTAACAGAAGAAGATTATCTTATGTATTTACTTCTTCGAATAAGAGCTAAAAATAATTATATTGATTATGCCTTTATTTGTTTTGAAAAAGATTATCTAGATATGTTTGGAGATAACCATTTCTATGACTTTATAATGAAAATGAAAACAAAAGAAGATTTTGTTAATAATGGCCAAGAATGAAAAGATACATATCAAGTTGATTGAGAATTTGCAAAAAAGGAATTTGATTATGATCATTGATTTAAAAATACAATCTATAAAAGAGACTTAATCAAGAAACAATTTGAATATGATCAATGAGTAAGAATATTGAATGAAGAAGTCAAGGAATGACAACCTGGGATTTTAAAAGAGGTTGAACAGTAGTTAGTTGTATAAAAAAGAAAATGAGCTAAGAAATTGCAAGATGAGCAATATTGACTTGACAATTATAATGAGAACAAAATGAAAGAAAATTAGATTTTATAAATAATATCAATGATGCTAAAAATAAGAAATTTGTTATTGCAAATAAAATGGCAAAAGTACGAGAGAAAGTTTAGGTAGGTAAAAAATATGAAAAAATTTTATATAGGCAATTTTAGAAATATATTTGAGGAAATAGAAATAGATATGGAAGAAGAAAATTCATTGGTATTTATTGGCCCAAATGGAATTGGTAAGACAAATATATTAGAAGCGATTGATTGATTTGTGGAGGAAATAAATCATAAGGATAAAATTTATGAAAATGTAACAACAAAAAGCATTGATAATACTTTAAATATTCTTGGTGAAAACGATCGAACATATGTTACATTTGTATCTGATATTAATAATGATATGATAAAAGATATAAATAATGTTATAGATTCAAATAAAGAATGCAGTATTAAATTTAAATTAAGTAATGATCACTTAATGGATTATAAAATTATAATTGAAAGAAGTTCCAAATCATCAAGTGGATTATATTATAATAAAAACTTCAAAGATAAAAATAATATTGAAAATAAAAATATATTAAGATATTGTATTGACAAAATAATATCTGAATTTGTTGAAAATCACAATAAGGCCGGTATCTCATTGAATGATTTTTTTAATAAGGATACAGATGGATTATATGTTACATTAAATAATAAAATTGATGATTATGAAAATTATATTTCTAATGTTAAGGCTGTTGAATTGTATAATAACAAAGTAAGAGAAAATGAAAACATTAATGTTGAATTGAAAACTAAACCAAAAAAGCCATATGAAGAAATTAAATACACTGAATTGATGCGCGTTAAAAAGTTAATAGGTGATGTAGAATTAATATTTAATATTAATAACTTGATCGCCATTGATTATGTGGTAAATGCAAGTAATGAAAATAATACAGCTTATAAATATTCTATTGGGAGGCTAAAGAATTCTAATATATCATATTTTTTGAATGGTTTTTTTAACTTTTCAGGTTATTTAGATGAGTTAGAGATAGCAGACAAAAGTGGCACCGATGATAATTCCATGGGAACCATAAAGACTATAGTTGATAAACTGTCCAAAGATACACAGGAAGCCATATCAAAATTGTTTGATAAATTTGATATATCAATGAAGCCTGATTTTGACTATATAAACAATCAGTTACTTATATCTGTAAAAAATAAGCATGATTTCAATATCGGTGTCACAAAAACTGAATTAAACAGTTCTGGGTACAAAGCTTTTTTTGAAATTATGTTAAGAATTAAAAGTATACTTCAGAAAGCAGAGCACAATAATAAGAAGTATTTATTATATTTATTATTGGCGGATGAACCTGAAAAAAATTTACATATAAAACTTCAAATTCAATTGAGAAAATTTATTTTAGATAATATAAAAGAAATCCCAAATATATATTTTCTATATGCAACACATTCACCATACTTTATCGACCCTTATAATTCATTGGTATTTACATGTTCAGCAATTGATGCAGGAAAATCCTCAGGTTCACTAGTTGTTGACCCAATTCCTAAAGAAAATTTTAGTGATAATAATTATTTAATATCTAAGAAAATTTTAACATTATTAGAGGCTTGTGGCGTTATTAATAATTATAGTAAAAATGAAATATTAAGTATTGATGATGCATGTAGGAATAGTGCTTATTATCAAGAAAAATTAATTTTAATTGATGAGGAAATTGCAAATAAACAGAATTCTGACTATGATCATAAAAAGACATATATGGATATTATAAAAGAAAATATAGATAAATATTGTGATGAATATCATATCAGAACTTTTAAAAAAAAGGATGATATACTTAAAGTTTATAAAAAAGAAGAATATATCATTATAGAAATTGAAGAATTTATTAAACATATAAGCTTTATTAACTCTATAAAGAAATCAAAAGAGAATTTTCTTCCCATTGTTATTTTTAATAAATAATTTTTCTTATTATTTTTAATAAATTTTAAAATATAGAATGAGTGACAGCATAAGGGAAGCTAAGTGTACTGGAGGATAAAACCTCCAGTTTTTTATAAAGGAGAAAATAATGAAAAATAAGCATTATGATAAAAATATTAAAAAAAATTGTGGTAGAAAGATTTAAAAATGGTGAAAGTGCAAAAATGTTAGCAGATGAACTAAATATATATTCTGGTCCTCAGCTGGTATATATTTGAGCAAAGAAGGAAAAATTTTGTTATCCTAAAGATAAGGTAAATTGTAAGGAGAATAAAATTATGGCAAAAAAATTAAAAGATGTTCTTGATCAAAAACAATTAA from Spiroplasma endosymbiont of Aspidapion aeneum includes these protein-coding regions:
- a CDS encoding lipoprotein, whose translation is MRKLLGLLGALGLVASSSSVVVSCGKSDDKAIDLSAVKLTTDKDTTGATLAKDADNDSNFTGSITADATKITLDFSGMTDNKDKNVTVDADKTIVHQSTASDTKVDASKLTANVASPVDTNKGPVITAEVSGIAEKNVVVIAFTVDGFKESTVTLTVAKAGTPSAKKDLSKVVATKALGEITEESATTLPSAEHLATALNEKNSGLGITKDDFDIATDPAQSTTTATITAKGNNFTGTVAVTYTVKAGSTPSAKKDLSKVVATKALGEITEESATTLPSAEHLATALNAKNSGLGITKDDFDIAKTPAQSATGATITAKGNNFTGTVAVTYTVKVG
- a CDS encoding AAA family ATPase translates to MKKFYIGNFRNIFEEIEIDMEEENSLVFIGPNGIGKTNILEAIDWFVEEINHKDKIYENVTTKSIDNTLNILGENDRTYVTFVSDINNDMIKDINNVIDSNKECSIKFKLSNDHLMDYKIIIERSSKSSSGLYYNKNFKDKNNIENKNILRYCIDKIISEFVENHNKAGISLNDFFNKDTDGLYVTLNNKIDDYENYISNVKAVELYNNKVRENENINVELKTKPKKPYEEIKYTELMRVKKLIGDVELIFNINNLIAIDYVVNASNENNTAYKYSIGRLKNSNISYFLNGFFNFSGYLDELEIADKSGTDDNSMGTIKTIVDKLSKDTQEAISKLFDKFDISMKPDFDYINNQLLISVKNKHDFNIGVTKTELNSSGYKAFFEIMLRIKSILQKAEHNNKKYLLYLLLADEPEKNLHIKLQIQLRKFILDNIKEIPNIYFLYATHSPYFIDPYNSLVFTCSAIDAGKSSGSLVVDPIPKENFSDNNYLISKKILTLLEACGVINNYSKNEILSIDDACRNSAYYQEKLILIDEEIANKQNSDYDHKKTYMDIIKENIDKYCDEYHIRTFKKKDDILKVYKKEEYIIIEIEEFIKHISFINSIKKSKENFLPIVIFNK